The following coding sequences are from one Poecilia reticulata strain Guanapo linkage group LG18, Guppy_female_1.0+MT, whole genome shotgun sequence window:
- the gpr78b gene encoding G-protein coupled receptor 26: MDFADVLCALFIVVVAVVSLLSNLLVLLCFVHSTEIRRQVPGVFTMNLSFCNILITVLNMPATLLGVVRNQKPFGDCVCHTVSFLETFLTANTMLSMAALSIDRWIAVVFPLSYATKMRYKDAVIMVGYSWLHSFTFSLTALLLSWVDYSDVYASCTLQPSGGGSDKVKFTVFTVVFHATSFVLSLLILCFTYLKVLKVARFHCKRIDIITMQTLFLLVDIHPSVKQRCLAEQKRRKQRATKKISIFIGSFIICFAPYVITRLAELLPFVDVNRHWGIVSKCLTYSKAASDPFAYSLLRQQYKKVLVTVVNKLLRRDLYPSSGHNSSLDTENDYCLQRIS; the protein is encoded by the exons ATGGACTTTGCTGACGTTCTCTGCGCTCTGTTCATCGTCGTGGTCGCGGTCGTGTCTCTGCTGTCAAACTTGCTGGTGCTGCTATGTTTCGTCCACAGCACCGAGATCCGCCGGCAGGTGCCCGGCGTCTTCACCATGAACTTGTCCTTCTGCAACATCCTCATCACGGTGCTCAACATGCCGGCCACCCTGCTGGGGGTCGTCAGGAACCAGAAGCCCTTCGGGGACTGCGTCTGCCACACGGTGAGCTTCCTGGAGACTTTCCTGACTGCGAACACCATGCTGAGCATGGCCGCGCTCAGCATTGACCGCTGGATCGCGGTGGTCTTCCCGCTCAGCTACGCCACCAAGATGCGCTACAAGGACGCGGTGATCATGGTGGGCTACTCCTGGCTGCACTCCTTCACCTTCTCCCTGACGGCGCTGCTCCTCTCCTGGGTGGACTACAGCGACGTGTACGCGTCCTGCACGCTGCAGCCCAGCGGGGGAGGCAGCGACAAAGTTAAGTTCACGGTTTTCACCGTGGTTTTCCACGCCACCAGCTTCGTGCTGTCGCTGCTCATCCTGTGCTTCACCTACCTGAAAGTGCTGAAAGTCGCCAGGTTTCACTGCAAGAGGATCGACATCATCACCATGCAGACTCTGTTTCTGCTGGTCGACATCCACCCAAG CGTCAAACAAAGGTGTTTAGCTGAGCAGAAGAGGCGAAAGCAGAGAGCCACAAAGAAGATCAGCATCTTCATCGGCTCATTTATCATCTGCTTTGCTCCTTATGTAATTACAAG GCTGGCCGAGCTTCTCCCCTTCGTGGACGTCAACCGACACTGGGGCATCGTCAGTAAGTGCCTGACGTACAGCAAGGCTGCGTCCGACCCGTTTGCCTACTCGCTGCTGCGCCAGCAGTACAAAAAGGTCCTGGTAACGGTCGTCAACAAGCTGCTGCGCCGCGACCTTTACCCTTCGTCGGGCCACAACAGCTCTTTGGACACGGAGAACGACTACTGTCTTCAGCGGATCAGCTAA